A window of Haliscomenobacter hydrossis DSM 1100 contains these coding sequences:
- a CDS encoding tetratricopeptide repeat protein, with protein sequence MPNIEELNEVIATRPDYADAYFNRAVLYTQERRYEEALADYAKVIELNPTDTGAYNNRGNLYIFFNRAEEAISDFNAAIALNEVDPDAYYNRAILFTEMGRLEEALADYDTAIEKNFQDPAVHFNRAMVLLRQGDWENALDDLATTIKLRPDHADSYVARANVYTDLRKYQEALDDYSLAIRIRPNFFIAHFNRANLLYGLGYLEEALKDYSKVLEINPKEVNAWVSRGNLLDDLERYDEALADYSQAIELQPNGADARFNRAIVLKKLERYDEALEDYSTIIEQNPGEAEAYNNRGNLLCDLGREEEALADYEQAIINRPDYAEGYINRAIVLKALGRIGEAREDYQRAIAINPDLRGVMEV encoded by the coding sequence ATGCCAAACATTGAAGAACTCAACGAAGTAATCGCCACCCGCCCAGACTATGCCGACGCCTACTTCAACCGGGCCGTGTTGTATACCCAGGAACGCCGCTACGAAGAAGCGCTGGCCGATTACGCCAAAGTCATCGAATTGAACCCTACCGATACGGGGGCGTACAACAACCGGGGCAACCTCTATATTTTTTTCAACCGTGCCGAGGAAGCCATCAGTGATTTCAACGCCGCCATTGCCCTCAATGAGGTCGACCCGGATGCCTATTACAACCGGGCCATCCTGTTTACCGAAATGGGGCGTTTGGAAGAAGCCCTGGCCGACTACGACACCGCGATAGAAAAAAACTTTCAGGACCCGGCGGTACACTTCAATCGGGCCATGGTGCTGCTGCGCCAGGGCGACTGGGAAAATGCCCTGGACGACCTGGCGACAACCATCAAGCTGCGGCCCGATCACGCCGATTCGTACGTTGCCCGTGCCAACGTATACACCGATCTGCGTAAATATCAGGAAGCGCTGGACGATTACAGCCTCGCCATCCGCATCCGACCCAATTTTTTCATCGCGCACTTCAACCGGGCCAATTTGTTGTATGGTTTAGGTTACCTGGAAGAAGCCTTAAAAGATTATTCCAAGGTTCTGGAAATCAATCCCAAAGAAGTCAACGCCTGGGTTTCGCGCGGAAATTTACTCGATGATCTGGAGCGCTACGATGAAGCCCTGGCCGATTACAGCCAGGCCATTGAACTTCAGCCCAATGGTGCCGATGCACGTTTCAATCGGGCCATTGTACTCAAAAAACTTGAACGATACGATGAAGCACTGGAAGACTATTCCACCATCATCGAACAAAATCCCGGCGAAGCAGAAGCCTACAACAACCGAGGAAATTTGCTCTGTGATTTGGGCAGAGAAGAAGAAGCGCTGGCCGATTATGAACAGGCGATCATCAACCGTCCGGATTACGCTGAAGGCTACATCAATCGGGCAATAGTGCTCAAGGCCCTGGGCCGAATTGGCGAAGCCCGTGAAGATTACCAACGCGCCATTGCCATCAATCCAGACTTGCGCGGAGTGATGGAAGTATAA
- a CDS encoding class I SAM-dependent methyltransferase: MAFEKFDSLSEEEQNSTMQRYYKLQSKIYDATRWSFLFGRNQIIREIPLDPAGKWNILEVGCGTGYNLRNLAARFPNAQLTGLDVSTDMVDLSIKNTRTFGERVKVLAQPYMLGETAWNEQLDLVLFSYSLTMINPHWKDLIMQAKADLKPGGYIAVTDFHDSRNLWFKKHMANNHVRMDSHLTPLLSQEFTPVVNQVNSAYWGVWEYMLFVGKK; this comes from the coding sequence ATGGCTTTCGAAAAATTCGATTCGCTCTCCGAAGAAGAGCAAAACAGTACGATGCAGCGCTATTACAAGCTGCAATCCAAAATTTATGATGCCACCCGCTGGAGTTTCTTGTTTGGTCGCAATCAAATCATTCGGGAAATCCCCCTTGATCCTGCGGGCAAATGGAACATATTGGAAGTTGGCTGCGGCACCGGGTACAACCTGCGCAATTTAGCTGCCCGTTTTCCCAATGCGCAACTCACTGGTTTGGATGTTTCTACCGATATGGTGGACCTCTCCATAAAAAACACCCGTACTTTTGGCGAGCGGGTCAAGGTATTGGCTCAACCTTACATGCTGGGTGAAACCGCCTGGAATGAACAGCTGGATTTGGTGCTCTTCTCTTATTCGCTGACCATGATCAATCCCCACTGGAAAGACCTGATCATGCAGGCCAAAGCCGACCTCAAACCCGGAGGCTACATCGCGGTGACGGATTTTCACGATTCGCGCAACCTCTGGTTCAAAAAACACATGGCCAACAACCACGTGCGGATGGACAGCCACCTGACGCCCCTGCTCAGCCAGGAATTTACGCCCGTTGTCAATCAAGTCAATTCGGCTTATTGGGGGGTTTGGGAGTATATGTTGTTTGTAGGAAAAAAATAA